The DNA sequence TGATTCTGCTCGTGCTTTATTATCTGGAAGTGTTCTTCGGTATCACCAACGACCCGTTGCTGATGAAGAACCTGACCTTTTTCTTCGGCCATACGGTGGTCAATCTGGCGATGTACCTCGGTGTGGCTGCGGCCTACGAGGTGCTCCCGGAATATGCCGGGCGCCCCTGGAAAACCAACACGATTGTCGTGATCTCCTGGAATCTGGTCCTGCTGATCGTGTTGTTCGCGTATTTCCACCATCTCTACATGGATTTTGTCCAGCCGGGTGCCCTCCAGTACGCCGGCCAGATCGCCTCATATGCGAGTGCAATCCCGGCATCGGTCGTCACGTTGTTCGGTGCGCTGTTGCTGGTGTTCCGCGCGCCGATGCGCTGGACCCTGGCGTCCATTCTGCTGGTGCTCGGTTTGGCGGGATGGGCCATTGGTGGTATCGCTGCCGTGATCGACTCCACGATCAGCGTCAACGTGCGGTTGCACAATACCCTCTGGGTGCCGGCTCACTTCCATACCTACAACCTGGCCGGATTGGTGTTTCTGGTGCTGGCCTATTTTCAGCATATCTGCCAGAAAGCCACGGATCTGACCGAGAGCCCGGTGTTGCAGCGGGTGGCGGTGCTGGCCATGGTGATCGGCGCTTATGGGCTGTTTTTCACGTTTTACCTGGCTGGAGCCTATTCGATTCCGCGCCGGTTCGCCCTTTATCCGGCAGAGTTGGCGCACGGCACCACCTACGCCCATTGGGGGATGTTGTGCGCACTGCTGTTCCTGCTTGGTTTTCTCACCTACCTGGGCGAGACCGGGAGGCGTTGGTGGCGGGCGGTGACCGACTGAGCACTCGCCCGGTTGTGCGCCTGCTGCTCCTGCTCGGACTGCTCGCGCCAACGTTGCCATCGCGAGGCCAGGAGTACCAGGAGTTGGAGACGCTTTCCACTACGCGTGCCGAATCGCGCATCGAGGGACGCGCCGTACCCGACATACCCTTACGACTCGCTGACGGCCGCGAGGTGATGCTCTCGGAGTTCGGTCGCGGACAGAATCTGCTGCTGACGTTCTTCTACCGTCGTTGTGCCGGTGTGTGCACACCCTTTCTGCAGTGGATCGCGGACGCCACCACCGAAGTTGGCGGTCTCGGCACCGATTACCGGATTCTGGCGTTGAGCTTCGACGAGAGCGACGGGATTGCTCAGCTTGCGGGACAGGCGCGCGCGCTTGGCTTGCAGAATCATCCGGACTGGCAGTTTGCCGTGACCGAGCGCGATGCGCTGGCGAGGATCACGGGTGCTCTGGAATTCTGGTTCCGTCGACAGGGCGGGTCGGACCAATACGATCATGGTTCTCTGCTGGTGGCGGTTCGTGACGGCCGCGTGGTGCGCGCGCTGCGGGGAGGTCCGCAAGAGACCCAGCGGTTGCGCGAACTGGTGTGGGAACTGCGCGGGTCAGTGATGCCGTATTACCCGATCGCCGCCGGGCCTGCACTGCGCTGCGTGACCTTCGATCCGGGCGACGGTCGACTGAAGCTGCACTGGGGCATACTGATCCTGGTACTGCCGGCCTTGGCGTCACTCATGACCGCATGGGTGGTATTCCGGCCCGGGACGGCAACTGGCATCCGTTAGCGAGCTCCAGGCATGCGTGGCGCCATGGAGTCATCGCCACACCTCGCGATGAGATCCTGCAGATCGCTCTCGACGTCTGCGCGCTCGCGGGCTTCGAACAGCGCTTCGAGCGCGGTCTCGGTGCGTCCCTCGTGCAGATACAGGTCCACCAGCATTCTCAGCCCCTCACGGTACCGCAGGCGAAAGTACTGTCGATGCGGTTCGAAGGCGATGTCCTCGGCATCGGCAAACAGCTCGCCGCGATACAGGGGCAGGGCTTGTTCCAGGAAGCGGATTGCCGCATCTGGATTGTTTTCACGCAAACGCGTGCGAGCGGCATCGATTGCATCGGAAAACACGAAAGCATCTATTGGCCCGAGCGCATCAATATCCAGTCGATAGTTGCCGTGACGCTGCGTGATCAACGTTCCGCGGTGTTGCGGCAGTATGGTCGCCAGCGTGCTGCGCAACGCGTTGATCGTCACGTGGAGCCGGTTCACGCCGGCATACCAATGCGCATCCGGCCAGAGGCGCTCCACCAGCACGTCGCGCTGGAGAGGCGCACCGCGGGCCAGTACCAGGTGACGCAACAGGTCGAGTGCCTTGCGGCGAGGAAATGCGTCCTGCGCCATGCGGCGGTTGTCGTGTTCGAGTTCGAGCGGTCCGAAGCAGCGCAGCACACATTGCGGCAGTGACGGTGCGTGGGGGCGTGCGGCATGCCGCGCAGCCTCGATCAGAAGCGATTGAATGCCCTCGACCAGGTGCAGTGCCCAACCGAGTGGAATCGAGCCCTGTTTCCAGGCCACGCCAAGGTACCCCATCGGATGTGCCCCATCCAACAGGGGCACTCCGATAATGGTCTGGATTCCGCTGTGCTTGACCGCATCGCGCAGAAATCGGTCGTCTTCCTGCAGCGAAGACGTGCACAGTGGTTGGCAGGTTTGGATGATCTTGCCGGGGTACCCCTGGCCAAGCGGCATGCGGGTACGTTGCAGAAAAGCCTCCCGGTCGGCTCCGACGCAACCACGCAGCACGACCTCTTCGCGCTGACCCTCGAGGAGGAAGAGCTCACAGTCCGCGGCGCCGCATGCATGGCGGATCGCATCAAGGATCGAGTTGAGTGGCTGTGTGGCCACCCAGTGGGTCAGCGCACCGCGCACCAGGAGACCTTCGAGCGTCGCGCTGCCGGGATCGCTGCGGACGATCCGGTCCGGATTCAGCCATACGATCCAGCCACGCTGACCGTTGCCGACCGGTAAACGGCTACACATACCTGTGCCAAACAGCCCCGCGTTCTGGTTGTGACAGCTGCCCGTGCAGCCCCACGATTCCATCGTCTCCCAGCAATGGCGACCCAGTGTCCGCTCCGCTGGCCGCTCGAGGGTCCGTGCCGTGACATCGGGCCATCCGGACACGCGCAGTTTGTCGTCGACCAGAAAATAAGGTCGGAACCAGGCATCGTCGGTTGCGAGCGTCGCATCACTCTGGGCGGTTGCAGTCACATGGCCCCCGGGTAAATGAGCGAGACCGGGAGATCATAACGCGCGCTGGTGCGCGCGGCGAGCCCTTGTCCTGCCCGCAGCGGAGCACGATGCACAAGTCGATGGTACTCGAGTACAGCGTATAGATGGTGTTGCCATGGTTCCATGGCAAAGCTGTGTTGCGCATGGAGCGTGCGCGCGGTGTGGATGCTTGCACGGAAAGGACTGCGGGGGATGTCAACCGTCGAGGACAAATCAAGCAGGCAAGCAGGCGTGTGCGCGTGTAGGATGGCTCAATCGACACTCGAGGTTATTTTCCATGGATGTACAACTGTCAGGCTCAGCCCAAGGCCCGCTCAAGGGTATCCGCGTCATCGATATCACCTCCATGATCACCGGCCCATTGTGCAGCCAGCAGTTGGGTGACCTCGGTGCCGATGTCATCAAGGTAGAGCCCATCCACGGGGAGGTCGCACGCTGGATGGCGCCGCCGCAGAAGGCGGGCCTCAGCGGTTTTTATACCCAGATGAATCGCAACAAGCGCAGTCTCGCACTGGACCTGAAACATCCCGAAGGCATTGCCATCGTCAAAAAGCTGGCGCAAACCGCAGATATCCTGGTGGAAAATTTTCGCGGCGGTGTGCCCGACCGACTGGGTATCGGCTACGAGGACCTGCGCCTGCTGAACGAAAAATTGATT is a window from the Gammaproteobacteria bacterium genome containing:
- a CDS encoding GAF domain-containing protein, yielding MTATAQSDATLATDDAWFRPYFLVDDKLRVSGWPDVTARTLERPAERTLGRHCWETMESWGCTGSCHNQNAGLFGTGMCSRLPVGNGQRGWIVWLNPDRIVRSDPGSATLEGLLVRGALTHWVATQPLNSILDAIRHACGAADCELFLLEGQREEVVLRGCVGADREAFLQRTRMPLGQGYPGKIIQTCQPLCTSSLQEDDRFLRDAVKHSGIQTIIGVPLLDGAHPMGYLGVAWKQGSIPLGWALHLVEGIQSLLIEAARHAARPHAPSLPQCVLRCFGPLELEHDNRRMAQDAFPRRKALDLLRHLVLARGAPLQRDVLVERLWPDAHWYAGVNRLHVTINALRSTLATILPQHRGTLITQRHGNYRLDIDALGPIDAFVFSDAIDAARTRLRENNPDAAIRFLEQALPLYRGELFADAEDIAFEPHRQYFRLRYREGLRMLVDLYLHEGRTETALEALFEARERADVESDLQDLIARCGDDSMAPRMPGAR
- a CDS encoding cbb3-type cytochrome c oxidase subunit I, encoding MQRVDPITLRWMLVVFLLFPVLILLGAFMRSVQGGHLAAMEAWFYPMMTLHGVGMVGVWYVAAMAISADLLLRYVHPSTGVANFALWGTVTGVVLLLVSVFVGRFAGGWYFLYPLPLKGQWEQWAALMFLLSLTVLGASWLIWTLDLLRAIARRYTLAHALGWHYLAGRSEPHLPPAVLIITVSLIASVAALVSAVILLVLYYLEVFFGITNDPLLMKNLTFFFGHTVVNLAMYLGVAAAYEVLPEYAGRPWKTNTIVVISWNLVLLIVLFAYFHHLYMDFVQPGALQYAGQIASYASAIPASVVTLFGALLLVFRAPMRWTLASILLVLGLAGWAIGGIAAVIDSTISVNVRLHNTLWVPAHFHTYNLAGLVFLVLAYFQHICQKATDLTESPVLQRVAVLAMVIGAYGLFFTFYLAGAYSIPRRFALYPAELAHGTTYAHWGMLCALLFLLGFLTYLGETGRRWWRAVTD